One region of bacterium genomic DNA includes:
- the gspE gene encoding type II secretion system ATPase GspE, whose translation MAARAMDDKLVQIPVPGDAQKARPGAALRRRRLGEILVDAGVITLEQLAEALGEQKRAGRHRGLGQVLVDMGCATERGIGEALALQLGLRYVDLRETVPDEQAMLLLPEHLARRFQTIPIAIDGDKLTVGMVDPLDVLALDDVHTRTAREIEPVVITPEDFQRAINQYPALDESVETVITEIKAKALSKDEMGVDQLRALVDEAPVVRLVNMIILQAIRQRASDIHIEPQEFRMRVRYRIDGALYNVMTPARDIQAAVISRVKIMADIDIAERRVPQDGRIAYKAEGKDYDLRVSTIPTVFGEKVVMRILDKSATVVGLERVGLLPVDFPRFDAMISRPHGIILLTGPTGSGKSTTLYSILNRLNSTESNIITVEDPVEYQLPGINQVQVNPKAGLTFANGLRSFLRQDPDIIMVGEVRDEETARITIHAALTGHLVLSTLHTNDAPGAVARLVDMGIEPFLVASSMVGVIAQRLVRVLCDRCKQPYLPPAELLDRFGALAAEQAGAATFYRPQGCDHCGNIGYLGRTALFEIMSIDDTIRSLVTKQASVADVRQAAIRAGMRTLGQDGFTKVLLGITSAEEVLRAVYVED comes from the coding sequence ATGGCCGCACGAGCGATGGACGACAAGCTGGTGCAGATCCCGGTTCCTGGCGACGCGCAGAAGGCACGCCCGGGGGCCGCGCTGCGCCGCCGCCGGCTCGGCGAGATTCTGGTCGACGCGGGCGTGATCACGCTCGAGCAACTCGCCGAGGCGCTCGGCGAACAGAAGCGCGCGGGGCGGCACCGCGGCCTCGGGCAAGTGCTCGTCGACATGGGATGCGCCACCGAGCGAGGGATCGGCGAGGCGCTGGCGCTGCAGCTCGGGCTCCGGTACGTCGACCTGCGGGAGACCGTCCCCGACGAGCAGGCGATGTTGCTGCTGCCCGAACATCTCGCGCGCCGGTTTCAGACGATCCCCATCGCGATCGACGGCGACAAGCTCACGGTCGGGATGGTCGATCCGCTGGACGTCCTGGCGCTAGACGACGTCCACACGCGGACCGCACGCGAGATCGAGCCCGTGGTCATCACGCCGGAAGATTTTCAGCGGGCGATCAACCAGTATCCCGCGCTCGACGAGAGCGTCGAGACGGTGATCACGGAGATCAAGGCCAAGGCGCTGTCCAAGGACGAGATGGGCGTCGATCAGCTTCGGGCGCTCGTCGACGAGGCCCCGGTCGTGCGCCTGGTCAACATGATCATCCTGCAGGCGATCCGTCAACGAGCGAGCGACATCCACATCGAACCGCAGGAGTTCCGGATGCGGGTCCGTTACCGCATCGACGGCGCGCTGTACAACGTGATGACCCCCGCGCGCGACATTCAGGCCGCGGTCATCTCGCGCGTCAAGATCATGGCGGACATCGACATCGCGGAACGGCGCGTGCCCCAGGACGGCCGCATCGCATACAAAGCGGAAGGCAAGGACTACGATCTGCGCGTGAGCACGATCCCGACCGTGTTCGGCGAGAAGGTCGTGATGCGCATCCTGGACAAGAGCGCGACGGTCGTGGGACTCGAGCGCGTCGGCCTCCTGCCCGTCGATTTTCCGCGGTTCGACGCGATGATCTCCAGGCCGCACGGGATCATCCTGCTCACGGGGCCGACCGGCAGCGGCAAAAGCACGACCCTGTACTCGATCCTGAATCGGCTCAACTCCACCGAGTCCAACATCATCACCGTGGAGGATCCGGTGGAGTACCAGCTCCCGGGCATCAACCAGGTGCAGGTCAACCCGAAGGCCGGGCTCACGTTCGCGAACGGTCTGCGGTCGTTTCTCCGGCAGGACCCGGACATCATCATGGTCGGCGAGGTCCGCGACGAGGAGACCGCGCGGATCACGATCCATGCGGCGCTGACCGGCCACCTCGTCCTGAGCACCCTCCACACGAACGACGCGCCTGGGGCCGTGGCGCGCCTCGTGGACATGGGCATCGAGCCGTTCCTCGTGGCGTCGTCGATGGTGGGCGTGATCGCCCAGCGCCTCGTGCGCGTCCTCTGCGATCGGTGCAAACAGCCGTATCTGCCCCCGGCGGAACTCCTCGACCGGTTCGGGGCGCTGGCGGCCGAACAGGCCGGTGCCGCCACGTTCTACCGGCCGCAGGGATGCGACCACTGCGGGAACATCGGCTACCTCGGGCGCACGGCGCTGTTCGAGATCATGTCGATCGACGACACGATCCGCTCCTTGGTGACGAAGCAAGCGTCGGTGGCCGACGTCCGGCAGGCGGCGATCCGCGCCGGGATGCGGACGCTAGGGCAGGATGGCTTCACGAAGGTGCTTTTGGGCATCACGTCTGCGGAGGAAGTACTACGGGCAGTATATGTGGAGGACTGA
- a CDS encoding DnaB-like helicase C-terminal domain-containing protein, with protein MPYETPDEVVEAAILHGFIRDRHLVTLAMREGFKQELLRVPAATRLCRVVMELYATRDAVIDPVAVRAAIERLGLATPEMDRYLQRVAAVKIPNAGQLMEFIEQLRVRERRERLSTLHARLGTFLGGAGGSDSEVQQLASGIIHELVEMQRQRMQAHLQPVTEVVARLANEAEQRHDLPGLLGYSLAPFDRLTTLLSGMRRGFYYGLAGAPRRGKTNLALQLAMYIAANNHIPVLFYSWEQTAQVLGARLIAKESGISPAAILGGGQPDDRPVAAAVRSAQERMGSFAPYMFLIEAGRQDTIARIRSHAYNVMQEFQTSEVALFFDYLQKIPLGEHLEDWKARTDRISTDLAELSLELNVPILAISPLDKEGCRLDERPAEEDDAYSQYHRPTMHHSVGSGDLEYDLDVAMVLAKDWKATAEFGQFVENRAKAANVDPDLLPKLDIVNLHFDKNRDAPEHAATIIQYAFFVTLNKFVELDYKLEREYRPDYHAFTKLQSIYAQLIDTGVLPLAAAGHREGR; from the coding sequence GTGCCGTACGAGACGCCAGATGAAGTCGTAGAAGCTGCGATCCTGCATGGGTTCATTCGGGACCGACACCTCGTGACCCTCGCCATGCGCGAAGGGTTCAAGCAGGAGCTCTTGCGCGTGCCCGCCGCGACCCGGCTGTGCCGGGTCGTGATGGAGCTCTACGCGACGCGCGATGCGGTGATCGACCCCGTGGCAGTCCGGGCGGCGATCGAGCGGCTCGGGCTCGCCACGCCCGAGATGGACCGGTATCTGCAACGCGTCGCGGCGGTGAAGATTCCGAACGCCGGGCAGTTGATGGAGTTTATCGAACAACTGCGGGTCCGCGAGCGTCGCGAGCGGTTGTCGACGTTGCACGCCCGCCTCGGCACGTTTCTGGGGGGGGCTGGCGGGTCGGACAGCGAGGTCCAACAGCTTGCGTCGGGGATCATCCACGAGCTCGTGGAGATGCAGCGGCAGCGGATGCAGGCGCACTTGCAGCCGGTGACCGAGGTGGTCGCGCGGCTCGCGAATGAGGCGGAGCAACGTCACGACCTGCCGGGGCTGTTGGGGTACTCGCTGGCGCCGTTCGACCGTCTCACCACGTTGTTGTCCGGCATGCGCCGCGGATTTTACTACGGGCTCGCCGGGGCGCCACGCCGCGGCAAGACGAACCTAGCGCTCCAGCTGGCGATGTACATCGCGGCGAATAACCACATCCCGGTACTCTTCTACTCGTGGGAGCAAACCGCCCAGGTGTTGGGCGCGCGCCTGATCGCCAAGGAGAGCGGCATCAGCCCCGCCGCCATTCTGGGCGGCGGGCAGCCCGACGATCGGCCGGTCGCGGCGGCGGTGCGCTCGGCCCAGGAGCGGATGGGCTCGTTTGCACCCTATATGTTTCTGATCGAGGCGGGCCGCCAGGACACGATCGCACGGATCCGGTCACACGCCTACAACGTGATGCAGGAGTTCCAGACCAGCGAGGTCGCGTTGTTCTTCGACTACCTGCAGAAGATCCCCCTCGGGGAGCATCTGGAGGACTGGAAGGCGCGCACCGACCGGATCTCGACCGATCTGGCCGAGCTGAGCCTCGAGCTCAACGTGCCGATCCTGGCGATCTCGCCGCTCGACAAGGAAGGCTGTCGGCTCGACGAGCGGCCCGCAGAAGAGGACGACGCCTACTCCCAGTACCATCGCCCGACGATGCACCACAGCGTGGGGAGCGGCGACCTGGAGTACGACCTGGACGTGGCGATGGTGCTGGCCAAAGACTGGAAGGCCACCGCCGAGTTCGGGCAGTTCGTGGAGAACCGGGCGAAGGCGGCCAACGTGGACCCGGACCTCCTGCCGAAGCTGGACATCGTGAATCTGCACTTCGACAAGAACCGCGACGCGCCCGAGCACGCCGCGACGATCATCCAGTATGCGTTCTTCGTGACGCTGAACAAGTTTGTCGAGCTGGACTACAAGCTGGAGCGCGAGTACCGGCCGGACTACCACGCGTTCACGAAGCTGCAGAGCATCTACGCCCAGCTGATCGACACCGGTGTGCTGCCGTTGGCCGCCGCCGGACACCGGGAAGGGAGATAA
- the gspE gene encoding type II secretion system ATPase GspE, which translates to MPVDRAEVIRTPGEQTAGDGVGDVREQLAAYREVLGLAERDCALDVAIWFHTGVTRHRAGELDDAVACFKKAIELAPDDPWAYWELADVYALQADARPAVVVLGAFADRCVARGQWNEAARALARAAELAPDDVDILTSLREVTEQAGQKRALPQLDTAIRAARERHVSAAPVQERPVLDATEAAVPQASASTPAADVGETDLEIVEIREVPRAPSVEREDAGPAAARLPSGNGSGGSAPVSETSAAAGAPSVESAAGRQRWGDLLGEIVVRQGWVTRDQVKDALQLQQRNGAPLGRILVNMQALTEEQLARALALQWNLPYTSLPDRDVDLESARLLPAYLARRHGVVPIRRASNRLVVAIADPANVVAIDDIRLVTGLDVDLMVASPVDLARVHGMIYGGHADIEEMLKGTVEPEAIGEAPSEDVTVEHLRAMVEDAPIVRAVNQILTQAVFAEASDVHIEPHAQEVKVRFRVDGILQDFMTPPKAVQAALISRIKILANMDIAERRLPQDGHIHLRVNGKDFDLRVSSLPTVLGEKVVLRILDPSRTRITLTQLGFADHLLATWENLITKPYGLILVTGPTGSGKTTTLYTSLARINTPERNIVSVEDPVEYQIPRVNQVQVNPKVGLTFANGLRTILRQDPDVILIGEIRDRETAEIAIQASMTGHLVLSTVHTNDAPSAVTRLVDMGVEPFLISSSLIGVLAQRLVRVVCSRCKEAYAPPAEALRHIGAVQAGDAPQFYRGRGCDACRQTGYHGRIGVFELMMVSEALRKLVLGGQSADRLREAAQEAGMRTLRQHGIQRVLEGTTTMEEMLRVVFVAD; encoded by the coding sequence GTGCCTGTAGATCGCGCCGAGGTCATCCGGACGCCCGGGGAACAGACCGCCGGCGACGGCGTGGGGGACGTCAGGGAGCAACTGGCCGCCTACCGGGAGGTCTTGGGGCTGGCCGAGCGGGACTGCGCCCTGGACGTCGCGATATGGTTCCATACCGGCGTGACCCGCCACCGGGCCGGAGAGCTCGATGACGCCGTCGCGTGCTTCAAGAAGGCGATCGAGCTAGCCCCGGACGATCCCTGGGCGTACTGGGAACTAGCCGATGTGTACGCCCTCCAGGCGGATGCACGGCCGGCCGTGGTCGTGCTCGGGGCGTTTGCCGACCGGTGCGTCGCACGGGGCCAATGGAACGAGGCCGCGCGGGCGCTCGCGCGCGCCGCGGAGCTCGCGCCTGACGACGTGGACATCCTCACATCGTTGCGCGAGGTGACCGAGCAGGCCGGGCAGAAACGGGCGCTGCCGCAGCTCGACACAGCCATTCGCGCCGCCCGGGAACGGCACGTTTCCGCAGCGCCGGTTCAGGAACGTCCGGTCCTCGACGCAACCGAAGCGGCCGTGCCTCAGGCGTCCGCCTCCACCCCGGCGGCCGACGTGGGCGAGACCGATCTCGAGATCGTGGAGATTCGAGAGGTCCCGCGCGCGCCGTCCGTCGAGCGAGAGGACGCTGGCCCGGCAGCAGCGCGGCTGCCCAGCGGCAACGGCAGCGGCGGGTCCGCGCCGGTCTCCGAGACATCCGCGGCGGCGGGCGCGCCATCGGTTGAGAGCGCGGCAGGTCGGCAGCGATGGGGCGATCTCCTGGGCGAGATCGTGGTGCGGCAGGGGTGGGTCACCCGGGACCAGGTCAAGGATGCGCTGCAACTGCAGCAGCGCAACGGCGCCCCACTCGGACGCATCCTGGTCAACATGCAGGCGCTGACCGAGGAGCAACTCGCCCGGGCGCTGGCCCTGCAGTGGAATCTGCCGTACACGAGCCTGCCCGACCGCGATGTGGACCTCGAGTCCGCCCGCCTCCTCCCGGCGTATCTCGCGCGGCGCCACGGGGTGGTGCCGATTCGGCGCGCCAGCAACCGGCTGGTCGTCGCGATCGCCGATCCCGCCAACGTTGTCGCGATCGACGACATCCGCCTCGTCACGGGGCTCGACGTGGACTTGATGGTTGCGAGCCCGGTGGATCTCGCCCGCGTGCACGGCATGATCTACGGCGGCCACGCGGACATCGAGGAGATGCTCAAGGGGACGGTGGAGCCGGAGGCGATCGGCGAGGCGCCCTCCGAGGACGTCACGGTCGAACATCTCCGCGCGATGGTGGAAGACGCCCCGATCGTGCGGGCCGTCAACCAGATCCTCACGCAGGCCGTGTTTGCCGAGGCGAGCGACGTTCACATCGAGCCGCACGCGCAAGAGGTGAAGGTGCGTTTCCGCGTGGACGGGATCTTGCAGGACTTCATGACCCCACCCAAGGCGGTGCAGGCGGCACTGATCTCGCGCATCAAGATTCTCGCGAACATGGACATCGCGGAACGCCGATTGCCGCAGGATGGGCATATCCACCTCCGCGTGAACGGCAAGGACTTCGATCTGCGGGTCAGCAGCCTGCCCACCGTGTTGGGCGAAAAGGTGGTGCTGCGGATCCTCGATCCGTCGCGCACCCGGATTACGCTGACCCAACTGGGGTTCGCGGATCACCTGCTGGCCACGTGGGAGAACCTGATTACGAAGCCGTACGGGCTCATCCTCGTCACCGGGCCGACCGGCAGCGGCAAGACCACCACGCTCTACACGTCGCTGGCGCGCATCAACACGCCGGAGCGCAACATCGTGAGCGTGGAGGATCCGGTCGAATACCAGATCCCGCGGGTGAATCAGGTTCAGGTGAACCCCAAGGTGGGCTTGACGTTTGCGAACGGTCTGCGGACGATCCTGCGCCAGGATCCCGACGTGATCCTGATCGGCGAGATCCGGGACCGCGAGACCGCCGAGATCGCGATCCAGGCGTCGATGACGGGCCACCTCGTCCTCAGCACCGTGCACACGAACGACGCCCCGAGCGCCGTGACGCGCCTCGTCGACATGGGCGTCGAGCCGTTCCTGATTTCCTCATCGCTGATCGGCGTCCTCGCCCAGCGCCTCGTGCGGGTCGTCTGCAGCCGCTGCAAAGAAGCGTACGCGCCGCCCGCGGAAGCGCTCCGCCACATCGGGGCCGTCCAGGCGGGCGACGCGCCGCAGTTCTACCGGGGCCGCGGGTGCGACGCGTGCCGCCAGACGGGATACCACGGGCGCATCGGCGTGTTCGAGTTGATGATGGTCTCCGAGGCGCTGCGGAAGTTGGTGTTGGGCGGCCAATCGGCGGACCGGCTGCGCGAGGCCGCCCAGGAGGCGGGGATGCGCACGCTCCGGCAGCATGGGATCCAGCGGGTACTCGAGGGCACCACCACGATGGAAGAGATGCTTCGCGTCGTGTTCGTCGCCGACTAG
- a CDS encoding roadblock/LC7 domain-containing protein, whose translation MATNLTLNLKDVLNDLTHKGAIVAAIAVSRDGFVIDAAKSEEVDLDAVGALVSSAMLAWEGVATEIQAAGPPDVLLAEFPAGPIAVTQVNKDSMLVLMGSRFCNLGRIRVETQRVRAMVAECL comes from the coding sequence ATGGCAACGAATCTCACATTGAACCTCAAAGACGTGTTGAACGACTTGACACACAAAGGCGCGATCGTCGCCGCGATCGCCGTGAGCCGCGACGGGTTCGTCATCGACGCAGCGAAGTCTGAGGAAGTCGACTTGGACGCGGTCGGCGCGCTCGTGAGCAGCGCCATGCTCGCGTGGGAGGGTGTCGCCACCGAGATCCAGGCCGCCGGTCCGCCTGACGTGCTGCTCGCCGAGTTCCCGGCCGGGCCGATCGCCGTCACCCAGGTCAACAAGGATTCCATGCTCGTGTTGATGGGGAGCCGCTTCTGCAACCTCGGCCGGATCCGGGTCGAGACCCAGCGCGTCCGCGCCATGGTGGCCGAGTGCCTGTAG
- a CDS encoding sigma-70 family RNA polymerase sigma factor, with amino-acid sequence MTPQSGHAPAEGPAAATRPAWLPDVAEAPDEEVLGLFREYRQTRDTTLFEDLVCRFLPLARKVAHRYVRPSVSLEDLTQVGTIGLMHAVRHFDPDRNVKFEAYAYSHISGQIRHYLRDDADAVQVPRWARKLYGELVGAVAELQQLLGRTPTHAEIAAKMNMTEKGVDEIVRAYDTTNVRSMDDTISETNVRRDMITHQRYISFQLPVEDRIVLLQAIERLADLQRKIVYYLFYMDLSHSEVAARLGISQRHVSRVLSAALKRLSTMTHVSDLHHR; translated from the coding sequence ATGACCCCGCAGTCCGGGCACGCGCCCGCGGAAGGCCCTGCGGCCGCCACTCGGCCGGCGTGGCTGCCTGATGTCGCTGAGGCGCCAGACGAAGAGGTCCTCGGCCTGTTTCGCGAGTACCGACAGACGCGGGACACGACCCTGTTCGAAGATCTCGTCTGCCGGTTCTTGCCGCTGGCGCGCAAGGTGGCCCACCGGTACGTGCGGCCTTCGGTGTCTCTCGAGGACTTGACTCAGGTTGGCACGATCGGGCTGATGCACGCGGTCCGGCACTTCGATCCCGACCGCAACGTGAAATTCGAGGCGTACGCGTACAGCCACATCTCGGGCCAGATCCGTCACTACCTGCGAGACGACGCCGACGCCGTACAGGTGCCGCGGTGGGCCCGTAAACTCTATGGGGAACTCGTGGGCGCGGTCGCGGAACTGCAGCAGCTGCTGGGGCGGACCCCGACGCATGCGGAAATCGCGGCCAAAATGAACATGACCGAGAAGGGCGTCGACGAGATTGTGCGCGCCTACGATACCACGAACGTCCGGTCGATGGACGACACGATCAGCGAGACGAACGTTCGGCGCGACATGATCACGCACCAGCGGTACATCTCGTTTCAGCTGCCGGTCGAGGACCGGATCGTGCTGCTGCAGGCCATCGAACGGCTTGCGGATCTGCAGCGGAAGATCGTCTACTACCTGTTCTACATGGATCTGAGTCACAGCGAGGTGGCCGCGCGGCTTGGGATCTCGCAGCGGCACGTGTCGCGGGTCCTGTCGGCGGCACTGAAACGCTTGTCCACCATGACCCATGTCAGTGATCTGCACCATCGGTAG
- a CDS encoding MerR family transcriptional regulator produces MGPRLGNLPIYPIRTAAALTGVEPRRLRMWEVEYRLLQPARTRGHHRLYSMQDLELIRQIRRLIEEQGMSLQGVGAWLAAQPIAADGDDEPSDPSTSRDVPEAAVAAGRRHNG; encoded by the coding sequence ATGGGACCGAGGCTCGGGAATCTACCAATCTACCCGATCCGAACCGCGGCAGCGCTCACGGGGGTCGAACCTCGACGCCTGCGGATGTGGGAGGTGGAGTATCGTCTCCTGCAACCGGCTCGCACCAGGGGGCATCACCGCCTCTACTCAATGCAAGACCTGGAGCTGATCCGCCAGATCCGGCGCCTGATTGAAGAGCAGGGCATGAGCCTGCAGGGCGTGGGCGCGTGGCTCGCCGCGCAGCCGATCGCCGCGGATGGGGATGACGAGCCGTCGGACCCGTCGACGTCGCGTGACGTGCCGGAGGCGGCCGTCGCTGCGGGTCGGCGGCACAATGGATAG
- a CDS encoding sigma-70 family RNA polymerase sigma factor: MGTSAMAIQEDSGSNGPAISEVFHQYRRTKDVGLYHQLVCQYLPLVRKIARRYVRQSIPLDDLIQVGAIGLMTAVNTFDPARNVKFETYAYHHVAGEIRHYLRDDVDLMRTPRWARKAYGEMKAAGAELQQELGRSATLPEIAKRMRITDDELLEVLQAYGATRVERINDEAGGDAQPAPRQRYVSFQLPIEDRVMLLQAIERLAEVQRKAVYYLFYLDLTQSETAKLMGISQRHVSRLLAAALKRLAPLVQTVGAGGA; the protein is encoded by the coding sequence ATGGGCACGAGTGCGATGGCCATTCAGGAAGATTCGGGTTCAAACGGGCCCGCGATTTCGGAAGTGTTCCATCAGTACAGGCGCACGAAGGATGTCGGACTGTATCACCAGTTGGTGTGCCAGTATCTTCCGCTTGTGCGCAAGATCGCGCGCCGGTATGTCCGGCAGTCCATACCGCTCGATGATCTCATCCAGGTCGGCGCGATCGGGTTGATGACCGCGGTCAACACCTTCGACCCGGCGCGCAACGTCAAGTTTGAGACGTACGCCTACCACCACGTGGCGGGCGAGATTCGACATTACCTCCGCGACGACGTCGACCTCATGCGCACTCCGCGGTGGGCCCGCAAGGCCTACGGTGAAATGAAAGCCGCCGGCGCCGAGTTGCAGCAGGAGCTCGGGCGATCCGCGACGCTGCCCGAGATCGCCAAGCGCATGCGGATCACCGACGATGAGCTCCTGGAGGTGCTCCAGGCCTACGGGGCCACCCGCGTCGAGCGCATCAACGACGAGGCCGGCGGCGACGCCCAGCCCGCGCCACGCCAGCGATACGTGTCGTTCCAGCTCCCGATCGAAGACCGCGTGATGCTGCTCCAGGCGATCGAGCGGCTGGCTGAGGTCCAGCGGAAGGCTGTGTACTACCTGTTCTATCTCGATCTCACCCAGAGCGAGACTGCCAAGCTGATGGGTATCTCGCAGCGGCACGTGTCCCGGTTGCTGGCCGCGGCGCTCAAGCGCCTCGCCCCGCTCGTGCAGACCGTCGGTGCCGGCGGTGCATAA
- the ruvX gene encoding Holliday junction resolvase RuvX — protein sequence MSRVLGVDLGTKRIGIALSDPTGTVASPLTTIPHRSARGDVGQVAALCAAHGVASVIVGWPRNMDGTSGPAARDAEAFAERLRAHTGLHVELWDERLSTVAAERALIRGGARREERRHARDRVAAAVVLQARLDARRS from the coding sequence GTGAGCCGAGTGCTGGGGGTCGACCTCGGTACGAAGCGCATCGGGATCGCGCTCAGCGATCCGACCGGGACCGTCGCGTCCCCGTTGACGACGATCCCCCATCGGTCGGCGCGCGGGGACGTAGGACAGGTGGCGGCGTTGTGCGCGGCGCATGGGGTTGCGAGCGTGATCGTCGGGTGGCCGCGCAACATGGACGGCACGTCCGGTCCGGCGGCGAGGGACGCGGAGGCGTTCGCCGAGCGGCTGCGCGCGCACACCGGACTCCACGTGGAACTGTGGGATGAGCGTCTGTCGACGGTCGCGGCGGAACGCGCGCTGATCCGCGGGGGTGCCCGTCGAGAGGAACGGCGCCACGCGCGCGACCGCGTGGCAGCGGCCGTCGTGCTCCAAGCACGGCTCGACGCGCGACGGTCATGA